The Argopecten irradians isolate NY chromosome 6, Ai_NY, whole genome shotgun sequence genome has a window encoding:
- the LOC138324881 gene encoding F-box/WD repeat-containing protein 9-like: MASNEDSPPIEQSDQASPTPELHSEDNERLELLQNSIHKETTEEEGNDSFTLLKDLETDFLTIETLPVEILMHIFNFLDAKFIVETLGKVCVLFKDLFSGDTYWKTRLSKRCPEQYPPVYEENFNWSEACVEREEQYRVWSKPEETCVHISYKQAIFASVDTVHLMKDATLLATGSRDRYLNLLDLTKYNEEDPIASMKEMSLISTDKKHKGWIWSLASYDDILCSGSWDCYIKLWDLNADLAEINKFKCKSAILGLHAEPNWIVAAGYNQFLYMIDPRSGSGEKKKFHRRPVLCVVADDKYVISGSEDKTMAIFDRRAGRVYKTIQTESYAMDLSFGHNQLWMGDKEGQIHLYDTTHGSFEIVQSYDVGHTGKVTGIQYNTGALFTCSTDRTIKILEPTRNPGVISTLDTHKGEVARLSYQNGTLASAGSDCSVQVWLPKTIYQSYRA; this comes from the exons ATGGCATCTAATGAAGATTCACCACCCATAGAACAAAGTGATCAGGCATCCCCTACACCTGAACTACACTCTGAAGACAATGAAAGATTGGAACTTTTACAAAACTCCATCCACAAAGAAACAACAGAGGAAGAAGGAAATGATAGCTTCACATTACTAAAAGACCTGGAAACTGATTTCTTGACAATAGAAACTCTGCCTGTTGAAATTCTGATGcatatttttaatttccttGATGCCAAATTTATCGTTGAAACTCTTGGAAAAGTTTGTGTTCTTTTCAAGGATTTATTTAGTGGAGATACATATTGGAAGACAAGACTAAGTAAGCGATGTCCAGAACAATATCCCCCAGTATATG aGGAGAATTTTAACTGGTCTGAAGCCTGTGTAGAGCGTGAGGAACAATACAGAGTTTGGAGTAAGCCAGAGGAAACATGTGTTCACATATCGTACAAACAAGCAATCTTTGCCTCGGTCGATACCGTCCATCTGATGAAG GATGCGACACTCTTGGCTACAGGATCAAGAGACCGCTACCTCAACTTGTTAGATCTGACCAAATATAACGAAGAGGACCCGATAGCAAGCATGAAAGAAATGAGCTTAATTTCTACTGACAAAAAGCACAAG GGTTGGATATGGTCGTTGGCCTCCTATGACGACATTCTGTGTTCAGGGTCATGGGACTGCTACATAAAGCTGTGGGACTTAAACGCTGACCTAGCGGAAATCAACAAATTTAA GTGTAAATCGGCTATCCTCGGACTCCATGCTGAACCTAACTGGATTGTAGCTGCGGGGTATAACCAATTCCTCTATATGATCGACCCTCGAAGTGGATCTGGCGAGAAAAAGAAGTTCCATCGTCGCCCAGTTCTTTGTGTTGTTGCTGACGACAAATATGTGATCAGTGGCAGTGAAGATAAAACCATGGCGATCTTTGACAGACGGGCGGGTCGTGTATATAAAACTATTCAG ACAGAAAGCTATGCCATGGATTTAAGTTTTGGCCACAATCAACTGTGGATGGGAGACAAAGAAGGACAAATTCACCTTTACGACACGACACATGGAAGTTTTGAGATAGTTCAG TCGTACGATGTCGGCCATACCGGGAAGGTAACTGgaatacagtataacacagGGGCACTGTTTACCTGCTCCACTGACAGAACAATAAAGATCCTGGAGCCGACCAGAAACCCAGGGGTCATCTCTACTCTGGACACTCACAAGGGAGAAGTGGCTAGG TTATCGTATCAGAATGGAACGTTGGCCAGTGCTGGCAGTGACTGTAGTGTTCAAGTATGGCTACCAAAGACAATTTATCAGAGCTATCGGGCGTGA
- the LOC138324883 gene encoding ribitol-5-phosphate transferase FKTN-like: protein MKRWAFLKIVLIFSSVFMFIQLLIWTKFSSKEIGEPNHSRVKDVIKALVNVWDHNNAKLFLMDPDILMEYMEDKADGHTCGSFCQSQKKLVTFGVKGNVKRSLRPVFHRLRSYNFAVVDSIDEFPDKVDDASFHVTSHVFLQDMTHPEPTIHILVLYERAAGFLWHSKIQVASSDLAFGYDAGSYKNFDLEPAVIDGISLYIPKPVDKFLNSVPQSKYIECDQVRADNFHKSYPPDVSTKAQHFQRKARQLIAQGKEVFDKLGIRFWISSGTLLGWYRQCDIITHPRYVDFGVWIKDYNPQLIPEMEKAGLPLKHLFGRVNDTFELSFQAGDIKLDLFFFYEESDHMWNGGTDVKNGAKLKYVFPKFRLCWTTLLNLHVRVPCPTLPYIEANYGKGWATPVKEWSWKDSPTNVKQNGFWPKDQWDDVIQIYE, encoded by the exons ATGAAAAGATGGGCATTTCTGAAAATTGTACTGATTTTTTCATCAGTTTTTATGTTCATTCAGTTATTGATATGGACAAAATTCTCATCAAAAGAG ATAGGAGAGCCAAATCACAGCAGAGTTAAG GATGTGATAAAAGCGTTAGTGAATGTCTGGGACCACAACAATGCCAAACTGTTCCTGATGGATCCAGATATTCTGATGGAGTATATGGAGGACAAGGCAGACGGACACACATGTGGCAGTTTCTGTCAGAGTCAGAAAAAACTGGTCACTTTTGGCGTAAAGGGAAACGTTAAAAGAAGTCTG AGACCTGTTTTCCACCGACTAAGAAGCTACAATTTTGCTGTAGTGGATTCTATTGACGAGTTTCCTGATAAAGTTGATGATGCCTCGTTCCACGTCACATCACATGTGTTTCTACAGGACATGACACATCCGGAGCCTACCATACATATACTGGTTCTGTACGAACGTGCCGCTGGATTTCTGTGGCATTCCAAGATACAGGTGGCTTCTAGTGACCTCGCGTTTGGATATGATGCTGGCTCGTATAAAAA TTTTGACCTGGAGCCTGCAGTAATAGACGGTATATCTCTATACATACCTAAGCCTGTGGATAAGTTTCTGAATTCTGTACCACAATCTAAATACATTGAATGTGATCAGGTAAGGGCAGACAACTTCCATAAGTCTTATCCTCCTGATGTATCGACCAAAGCCCAACACTTTCAGAGGAAGGCCAGGCAACTTATCGCTCAAGGAAAAGAGGTTTTTGATAAACTTGGAATACGTTTCTGGATCAGTAGTGGCACTCTTTTAG GTTGGTATAGACAGTGTGACATCATCACACACCCCAGGT ATGTGGATTTTGGTGTGTGGATTAAAGACTACAACCCACAACTTATCCCAGAGATGGAGAAAGCTGGTCTTCCACTCAAACATTTGTTTGGTAGA GTAAACGACACATTTGAGTTGTCGTTTCAAGCCGGGGACATAAAGTTAGACCTATTCTTTTTCTATGAAGAGTCAGACCACATGTGGAATGGTGGTACAGACGTGAAAAATGGAGCAAAACTCAA GTATGTCTTTCCAAAGTTCCGACTGTGTTGGACGACCTTACTGAACCTTCATGTACGAGTTCCTTGTCCAACATTACCATACATAGAGGCCAACTATGGTAAAGGATGGGCTACTCCAGTGAAGGAATGGAGCTGGAAAGATAGTCCTACTAACGTAAAACAGAACGGCTTCTGGCCTAAAGACCAGTGGGACGACGTGATACAGATATATGAGTGA
- the LOC138324884 gene encoding solute carrier family 35 member E1 homolog yields the protein MDNASMRDAVKLIVICLLWYTTSSGGNIVGKLVLNEFPYPMTVTMVQLLSGALYLKPIINLLSVPDSGNVPRYYYWTMILPLALGKFLASVSSHISIWKVSVSYAHTVKATLPLFTVLLSRIILGEKQTFPVYLSLVPIIGGVIIATLTELSFDYIGLISALCATVGFSLQTIFSKKCLKETGLHHLRLYVTICRLAAGCFLPMWALFDLRRIYAHHDSVNEDRMFYYLFLLLVDGFFSMLQNVFAFTVIAMVAPLSYAVANATKRIIIIGASLFFLRNPVTPMNLLGMSVAVFGVLMYNKVKYDQNVAMRHAATLPLVKSTSNLEVMDKNHVSLSLHHSQSASDLQLHSNGVSSNLMNNHILFNNNHFQTNHVTLIPVQDTEHSQWQPNRDRGNVHSRMVHHV from the exons ATGGATAACGCATCCATGAGAGACGCGGTGAAGCTAATAGTGATATGCTTATTGTGGTATACCACGAGTTCGGGTGGGAATATTGTAGGGAAGCTTGTCCTGAACGAGTTTCCATACCCAATGACAGTGACTATGGTGCAATTGTTGTCGGGAGCTTTATACCTCAAACCGATCATAAATCTCTTGTCAGTTCCTGACAGCGGTAACGTGCCGCGCTATTACTATTGGACGATGATATTACCTCTAGCACTGGGCAAGTTCCTGGCCTCCGTTTCTTCACATATCAGTATTTGGAAAGTTTCAGTCTCTTATGCTCATACAG TAAAAGCTACTTTGCCCCTTTTTACTGTTTTATTATCAAGAATCATTCTTGGGGAGAAACAAACATTCCCA GTGTACCTTTCTCTAGTTCCAATCATCGGTGGAGTAATTATAGCAACTCTCACTGAACTCTCGTTCGACTATATTGGCCTGATCAGCGCTCTGTGTGCGACAGTTGGCTTTTCACTGCAGACTATATTCTCTAAAAAG TGTTTAAAAGAGACGGGGCTCCACCATCTACGGCTGTATGTAACCATCTGTCGCCTGGCTGCCGGTTGTTTCCTGCCCATGTGGGCCTTGTTTGATCTACGCAGAATATATGCTCACCATGATTCA GTTAACGAGGACAGGATGTTTTACTACCTATTCCTACTACTGGTCGATGGATTCTTCAGCATGTTACAGAATGTGTTCGCCTTCACCGTCATCGCTATGGTGGCTCCACTTAGTTACGCCGTCGCTAACGCCACAAAACGAATCATCATTATTGGGGCGTCGTTGTTCTTTCTACGTAATCCTGTTACTCCTATGAACTTACTAGGAATGTCGGTCGCTGTGTTTGGTGTTCTTATGTATAATAAG gtGAAATATGACCAGAATGTCGCGATGCGTCATGCAGCAACCCTGCCTCTAGTCAAAAGTACATCTAATTTGGAGGTGATGGACAAAAATCATGTAtcattatcattacatcattccCAAAGTGCCTCGGATTTACAACTACACTCCAACGGGGTGTCATCTAACTTAATGAACAACCACATACTGTTCAACAACAATCATTTCCAGACAAACCACGTGACTTTGATACCGGTGCAGGACACTGAACACAGCCAGTGGCAGCCAAACAGAGATCGTGGAAACGTACATTCCCGAATGGTCCATCATGTCTGA